In Dehalococcoidia bacterium, a single window of DNA contains:
- a CDS encoding iron chelate uptake ABC transporter family permease subunit — protein sequence MFARLRQNRRLLILLALGALLLLCMLIAVSLGAVSISPLNIIKMVLDKTGLFHFTATWQPSDETILFLIRLPRVVAGALVGAALASAGVLFQGMLRNPMADPYIIGTSAGAAFGATIAMMLPVSVAFLSFGLVPIAAFFGALGAVLLVYNLAKVGGKTPIVSMLLAGFAVSAMLTAVVFLMVTLSGRQGFLQNVYSFLMGSISVTGWTQIALIAPLIIGGIIAARFLAFRLNALSLGEEGAAYLGIDVEREKILILALGSLLTAAAVSISGLVGFVGLVVPHAVRLVLGPDHRLLLPAAALSGGAFLVLADLFARTVLAPSEIPIGILTAIIGAPFFIYLLRHTRREYAF from the coding sequence TGCTTCTGTGCATGCTTATCGCCGTTTCTCTCGGGGCAGTTTCCATCTCTCCGCTAAATATAATAAAGATGGTACTGGACAAGACGGGGCTGTTCCATTTCACCGCCACCTGGCAGCCAAGCGATGAGACCATCCTTTTTCTAATCAGGCTACCCCGGGTCGTTGCCGGGGCATTAGTGGGGGCAGCTCTGGCATCGGCGGGGGTGCTGTTCCAGGGGATGCTGCGAAACCCGATGGCTGACCCCTACATTATAGGCACTTCGGCCGGCGCTGCCTTTGGAGCTACCATTGCCATGATGCTCCCGGTAAGTGTTGCCTTCCTCAGCTTTGGACTGGTGCCCATCGCCGCCTTTTTTGGGGCGCTGGGTGCTGTACTCCTGGTGTATAACCTGGCCAAAGTAGGAGGTAAAACACCCATTGTGAGCATGCTCCTCGCCGGGTTTGCCGTAAGCGCGATGTTGACCGCTGTCGTTTTCCTCATGGTGACCCTGAGCGGCAGGCAAGGGTTTCTGCAGAACGTCTATTCTTTCCTCATGGGAAGTATCTCGGTAACCGGCTGGACACAGATTGCCCTCATTGCCCCGCTGATCATAGGAGGGATTATCGCTGCCCGCTTCCTTGCCTTTCGTCTCAATGCCCTCTCATTGGGGGAGGAGGGTGCTGCATACCTGGGGATCGATGTGGAGCGGGAAAAAATTCTTATCCTTGCCCTGGGCTCCTTATTAACGGCAGCGGCAGTCTCCATAAGCGGGTTGGTGGGCTTTGTCGGGCTGGTGGTTCCCCATGCAGTTAGGCTGGTGCTGGGCCCCGACCACCGCCTCCTCCTGCCAGCGGCAGCGCTTTCTGGCGGTGCCTTCCTTGTCCTCGCCGACCTCTTTGCCCGCACCGTGCTTGCCCCTAGTGAGATACCAATAGGGATCCTGACTGCTATCATCGGGGCACCGTTCTTCATTTACCTGTTGAGGCAC